From a region of the Coprococcus comes ATCC 27758 genome:
- a CDS encoding FAD-dependent oxidoreductase: MKSKYKHIFEPFTIKHMTVKNRIVMTPMGTNYGEQNGEMSFLHINYYEQRAKGGTGLLIVENASVDSPQGSNGTTQLRIDQDNYIPRLFKLCETVHKHGSCIAIQINHAGASAQSARINMQPVSASDVPSKAGGEIPRPLEKDEIMHIVKKYGEAAKRAQIAGFDAVEIHAGHSYLISQFLSPLTNKRTDEFGGSLENRARLAKLVIEEVRRQVGPFFPIFVRISADEFMEGGNTLDDCLDYLQYFQEEVDVFDVSAGLNGSIQYQIDANYLPDGWRSYMAKAVKERYGKPCMTMGNIRNPQVAEDILARGDADLIGMGRGLIADPEWVNKVEFGDECDIRKCISCNIGCAGHRIGINRPIRCTVNPSVNGGENYKKQKINKPCNVVVIGGGTAGLEAACTAAEVGCTTFLIEKKPELGGLAALISKIPDKKRLADFPNYLIHRASKLKNLFIFKNTEATIEMIRSMNPNIIVNATGSNPLLPPIKGLHENIDKEGGKVSSITNMINHVMEYPEDLKGKKVVVIGGGAVGLDVVEFFAPRGADVSIVEMMPVIGNGIDPVSKVGTFALMDKYGVKQCPNTALLEVKADSFLVKTPEGNEEEMLFDYGFVCLGMRANAPILDAVRKEFEDEDVEIMNIGDSVRARRIIEGTEEGRNILNVLAKHDYL, encoded by the coding sequence ATGAAAAGCAAATACAAACACATTTTCGAGCCATTTACCATCAAACATATGACGGTCAAGAACCGTATCGTCATGACTCCAATGGGAACCAACTACGGTGAACAGAATGGTGAAATGAGTTTTCTTCATATCAATTATTACGAGCAGCGTGCAAAAGGCGGTACAGGACTTCTCATCGTAGAGAACGCCAGCGTTGATTCTCCACAGGGATCTAACGGAACCACACAGCTTCGTATCGATCAGGATAACTACATTCCAAGACTTTTCAAACTTTGCGAAACAGTACACAAACATGGATCCTGCATTGCAATCCAGATCAATCATGCCGGTGCTTCTGCACAGTCAGCACGTATCAATATGCAGCCGGTTTCTGCTTCTGATGTTCCTTCAAAAGCAGGCGGTGAAATCCCGCGTCCACTGGAAAAAGATGAAATCATGCATATTGTAAAAAAATACGGTGAAGCCGCAAAACGTGCTCAGATCGCAGGGTTTGACGCTGTAGAAATCCACGCAGGACATTCTTACCTTATAAGCCAGTTCCTTTCACCTCTTACAAATAAGAGAACAGACGAATTCGGCGGATCTTTGGAAAACCGTGCAAGACTTGCAAAACTTGTTATTGAAGAAGTTAGAAGACAGGTTGGACCATTCTTCCCTATCTTTGTTCGTATCAGTGCGGATGAATTTATGGAAGGCGGAAATACTTTGGATGACTGTCTTGATTACCTTCAGTACTTCCAGGAAGAAGTTGACGTATTCGACGTATCTGCCGGTCTGAACGGATCCATTCAGTACCAGATTGATGCCAATTACCTTCCGGATGGATGGCGTTCTTATATGGCAAAAGCTGTAAAAGAACGTTACGGCAAACCATGTATGACAATGGGTAACATCCGTAACCCACAGGTTGCCGAAGATATTCTTGCAAGAGGCGATGCTGACCTGATCGGTATGGGACGTGGACTGATCGCTGATCCGGAATGGGTAAATAAAGTAGAATTCGGTGATGAATGTGATATCCGTAAATGTATTTCTTGTAACATCGGATGTGCAGGACACCGTATCGGAATCAACCGTCCGATCCGTTGTACTGTTAACCCGTCTGTAAATGGCGGCGAAAATTACAAAAAGCAGAAAATCAACAAGCCTTGCAACGTTGTTGTGATCGGTGGTGGTACTGCCGGACTGGAAGCTGCATGTACAGCTGCCGAGGTTGGATGCACTACTTTCCTGATCGAGAAGAAACCGGAACTCGGCGGACTTGCCGCCCTGATCTCCAAGATCCCGGATAAGAAGAGACTTGCTGACTTCCCGAACTATCTGATCCATCGCGCAAGCAAGCTGAAAAACCTGTTCATCTTCAAGAACACGGAAGCTACGATTGAAATGATCAGAAGCATGAACCCGAACATTATTGTAAATGCTACCGGTTCTAATCCGCTCCTTCCACCGATCAAGGGCCTTCATGAGAATATTGACAAAGAGGGCGGAAAAGTTTCTTCTATTACAAATATGATCAACCATGTTATGGAATATCCAGAAGATCTGAAAGGCAAAAAAGTCGTTGTTATCGGTGGCGGTGCCGTAGGTCTTGACGTAGTAGAATTCTTTGCTCCACGTGGTGCTGATGTAAGCATTGTGGAAATGATGCCGGTAATCGGTAACGGAATTGATCCGGTATCCAAAGTCGGAACCTTTGCACTGATGGATAAATATGGTGTAAAACAGTGTCCGAATACTGCTCTTCTTGAAGTTAAAGCAGATTCCTTCCTTGTTAAAACGCCAGAAGGAAATGAAGAAGAAATGCTATTTGATTATGGATTTGTATGTCTTGGTATGAGAGCAAACGCTCCGATCCTCGATGCAGTCCGTAAAGAATTCGAAGATGAAGATGTTGAAATCATGAACATCGGTGACAGTGTACGTGCCCGCCGTATCATCGAAGGTACAGAAGAAGGACGTAATATCCTGAATGTTCTTGCCAAACATGACTACTTATAA
- a CDS encoding YqeG family HAD IIIA-type phosphatase — protein sequence MFKTFYPDEYVASTYVLDFEKMYREGCRGLVFDIDNTLVPHGAPADERAICLFDRLRSIGFDTCLISNNQEPRVKPFAEKVQSKYVFNAHKPSTKNYIKAMELMQTDRGNTVFIGDQLFTDVWGAKRTGMKSILVKPINPKEEIQIVLKRYLEKIVLHFYKKENEKRMSCK from the coding sequence ATGTTTAAGACCTTTTATCCGGACGAATATGTAGCGTCCACTTATGTACTGGATTTTGAAAAAATGTATCGGGAAGGCTGTCGTGGACTGGTATTTGACATTGACAATACGCTGGTTCCGCATGGAGCACCGGCAGATGAGAGAGCAATCTGTCTTTTTGACAGGCTGCGCAGCATCGGGTTTGATACATGCCTGATTTCCAATAACCAGGAACCACGTGTAAAGCCTTTTGCCGAAAAGGTGCAGAGCAAGTATGTGTTTAACGCGCATAAGCCTTCCACGAAGAATTATATAAAAGCCATGGAGCTGATGCAAACGGACAGAGGAAACACTGTATTTATCGGAGATCAGCTTTTTACGGATGTGTGGGGAGCGAAGCGTACCGGGATGAAGAGTATTCTGGTGAAGCCGATCAATCCAAAAGAAGAGATCCAGATTGTGCTGAAAAGATATCTGGAGAAGATTGTATTACATTTCTATAAAAAAGAGAACGAAAAGAGAATGTCCTGCAAGTAG
- a CDS encoding shikimate kinase gives MNDLELYREELANCDAKITEALKERYAIIEKIMAYKEEYGMPILQPEQEEKQKKRLMFSLHNDKHRDEIYDVFERIQRNSKKIQARKLFDYNIVLIGFMGAGKSTISDYLSTMFAMEVVEMDQLIAEREGMSISDIFETYGEEYFRNMETNLLIEMQEKKNVIISCGGGVAMRERNVAEMKKNGRVVLLTAHPQTILDRVKDSDDRPLLNGHKNVEYIEQLMEARREKYEAAADIVVDTDNKTVLQICEDLIQKLLEMDENHV, from the coding sequence ATGAACGATTTGGAATTATACCGTGAAGAGCTTGCAAACTGTGATGCGAAGATCACAGAGGCATTAAAAGAAAGATATGCGATCATTGAAAAGATCATGGCATACAAAGAAGAGTATGGTATGCCGATCCTGCAGCCGGAACAGGAAGAAAAGCAGAAGAAGAGACTGATGTTCAGCCTTCACAATGATAAGCACAGAGACGAGATTTATGATGTATTTGAGCGTATCCAGCGCAACAGTAAGAAGATCCAGGCTAGAAAGCTTTTTGATTACAACATTGTCCTGATCGGGTTTATGGGAGCTGGAAAAAGTACGATCTCTGATTATCTTAGCACCATGTTTGCCATGGAAGTGGTTGAGATGGACCAGCTGATTGCAGAACGCGAAGGCATGAGTATTTCCGATATTTTTGAAACCTATGGGGAGGAATACTTCCGTAATATGGAAACCAATCTTCTGATCGAGATGCAGGAGAAGAAGAATGTGATCATTTCCTGTGGTGGTGGTGTGGCAATGCGTGAACGCAATGTCGCAGAGATGAAGAAAAATGGTCGTGTAGTACTCCTTACTGCACATCCACAGACCATTCTTGACCGTGTAAAAGACAGTGACGACAGACCGCTGCTCAATGGACACAAGAATGTAGAATATATCGAGCAGCTGATGGAAGCAAGAAGAGAAAAATACGAGGCGGCTGCAGATATCGTTGTAGATACAGATAACAAGACGGTTCTGCAGATCTGTGAAGATCTGATTCAGAAGCTTCTGGAAATGGATGAGAATCATGTTTAA
- a CDS encoding N-acetylmuramoyl-L-alanine amidase family protein — protein MNRRKKKNTRANLYRGGDGKSYYEANKRRRMSRYIKVGSTILITLLLALSIMKISGRGIFAQRAYSELSDEVISAQKPDIDVELLTVNEYSRPGLSTNEITGIVIHYTANPGSTAMENRDYFEGLKDSHITQASSNFVVGLDGEIVQCVPTWEVAYASNTRNFDTVSIECCHPDETGKFNEATYKSMVQLTAWLCEKFSLTEEDVIRHYDITGKICPKYFVENEDAWKQFKSDVKAVLDNAK, from the coding sequence ATGAACCGAAGAAAGAAGAAAAACACCAGAGCCAACCTGTACAGGGGTGGCGATGGAAAAAGCTATTATGAGGCGAATAAGAGGCGCAGAATGAGCCGTTATATAAAGGTGGGAAGTACGATCCTGATCACACTGCTTCTTGCACTTTCTATTATGAAGATCAGTGGAAGAGGAATCTTTGCACAGAGAGCATACAGTGAGCTTTCTGATGAAGTGATCAGTGCCCAAAAGCCGGATATTGATGTAGAACTGTTAACTGTGAATGAATATTCAAGACCGGGACTTTCAACCAATGAGATTACCGGAATAGTCATTCATTACACTGCCAATCCTGGTTCGACAGCGATGGAGAACAGAGACTATTTTGAGGGACTGAAGGACAGTCACATTACGCAGGCAAGCAGTAATTTTGTAGTAGGACTGGACGGGGAAATCGTACAGTGCGTACCAACCTGGGAGGTTGCATATGCGTCCAATACACGGAATTTTGATACGGTGTCCATTGAGTGCTGTCATCCGGATGAGACCGGAAAGTTCAACGAGGCAACTTATAAGAGCATGGTACAACTTACAGCATGGCTGTGTGAAAAGTTTTCGCTGACAGAAGAAGATGTGATCCGACATTATGATATTACAGGGAAAATCTGTCCGAAATACTTTGTCGAAAATGAAGATGCCTGGAAGCAGTTTAAAAGTGATGTAAAAGCGGTCCTGGATAACGCAAAATAA
- the guaB gene encoding IMP dehydrogenase, producing the protein MGKIIGEGITFDDVLLVPSYSEVIPNQVDLSTYLTKGIKLNIPMMSAGMDTVTEHRMAIAMARQGGIGIIHKNMSIEQQAEEVDKVKRSENGVITDPFYLSPEHTLADANELMAKFRISGVPITEGRKLVGIITNRDLKFEEDFSKKIKESMTSEGLVTAQEGITLEEAKKILAKARKEKLPIVDKDFNLKGLITIKDIEKQIKYPLSAKDAQGRLLCGAAIGITANCLERAEALVKAKVDVVVLDSAHGHSANVLRTVRMIKDAFPDLQVIAGNVATGEATKALIEAGVDAVKVGIGPGSICTTRIVAGIGVPQITAVMDCYEAAKESGIPIIADGGIKYSGDMTKAIAAGANVCMMGSIFAGCDESPGTFELYQGRKYKVYRGMGSIAAMENGSKDRYFQTDAKKLVPEGVEGRVAYKGSVEDTVFQLMGGLRSGMGYCGAPDIETLKTTGRFVKISSASLKESHPHDIHITKEAPNYSVDE; encoded by the coding sequence ATGGGAAAGATTATTGGAGAAGGAATCACCTTCGATGATGTACTTCTGGTACCTTCTTATTCAGAAGTAATTCCAAATCAGGTTGATTTATCAACTTATCTTACAAAGGGCATTAAGCTTAACATACCGATGATGAGTGCGGGAATGGATACTGTTACCGAACATCGTATGGCGATCGCTATGGCACGCCAGGGAGGTATCGGTATTATTCACAAGAATATGTCGATTGAACAGCAGGCAGAAGAAGTAGACAAGGTTAAGCGTTCTGAGAATGGTGTCATTACAGATCCATTCTATCTGTCGCCGGAGCATACACTGGCAGATGCTAATGAACTGATGGCGAAGTTCCGTATTTCCGGAGTTCCGATCACAGAGGGAAGAAAGCTGGTAGGTATCATTACGAACCGTGACCTCAAGTTTGAAGAAGATTTCTCCAAGAAGATCAAAGAATCCATGACAAGCGAAGGTCTTGTAACAGCACAGGAAGGTATCACCCTGGAAGAAGCAAAGAAGATCCTCGCAAAAGCAAGAAAAGAAAAACTTCCAATCGTAGACAAAGATTTTAACTTAAAAGGTCTGATCACAATTAAAGATATTGAGAAACAGATCAAATACCCACTGTCAGCAAAAGACGCGCAGGGAAGACTTCTGTGTGGTGCAGCGATCGGTATTACAGCGAACTGTCTTGAAAGAGCAGAAGCTCTTGTAAAAGCAAAAGTTGATGTAGTAGTACTTGATTCGGCACACGGACATTCAGCAAATGTACTTCGTACCGTAAGAATGATCAAGGATGCATTCCCGGATCTTCAGGTGATCGCAGGTAACGTTGCAACAGGGGAAGCAACAAAAGCGCTGATCGAGGCAGGTGTTGATGCAGTAAAGGTTGGTATCGGACCTGGATCCATCTGTACAACCCGTATCGTAGCCGGTATCGGTGTACCACAGATCACAGCTGTTATGGACTGCTACGAAGCAGCAAAAGAGTCGGGAATTCCGATTATTGCAGATGGTGGTATTAAGTACTCAGGTGATATGACAAAGGCGATCGCAGCCGGAGCCAACGTATGTATGATGGGAAGTATCTTCGCAGGATGCGATGAGAGCCCGGGAACATTCGAACTCTATCAGGGAAGAAAATACAAAGTATATCGTGGAATGGGATCTATCGCAGCAATGGAGAACGGAAGCAAAGACAGATACTTCCAGACAGATGCGAAGAAGCTTGTACCGGAAGGCGTAGAAGGACGAGTTGCCTATAAAGGATCTGTAGAAGATACTGTATTCCAGTTAATGGGCGGTCTCCGTTCCGGAATGGGTTATTGTGGAGCACCAGACATCGAAACTCTCAAGACAACAGGACGTTTCGTAAAAATTTCTTCCGCATCCCTCAAAGAAAGCCATCCACACGACATTCACATCACAAAAGAAGCACCAAACTACAGCGTAGATGAATAA
- a CDS encoding DUF6106 family protein gives MGDFYTEQLVKRQKASSTTLIKAILIILTVLSVVLIFMIPFGIIGPVIMIALDVFLFRSMDVEYEYLFVNGSLDIDKIMAKSRRKNMFSMEMTDLEMMAPSGSPELRPYQGLKGTDYSSGMPGADTYELIVVNNGEKKKIIFEPNKAVCEGLKMLAPRKVFCK, from the coding sequence ATGGGTGATTTTTACACAGAACAGCTGGTGAAGAGGCAGAAAGCATCTTCGACGACGCTGATCAAAGCAATACTTATCATACTTACTGTTCTGTCGGTCGTACTTATATTTATGATCCCATTCGGAATAATTGGTCCGGTGATCATGATCGCACTGGATGTTTTTTTGTTCCGGAGTATGGATGTTGAATATGAGTATTTATTTGTGAATGGGAGTCTTGATATTGATAAGATTATGGCAAAATCCCGTCGGAAAAATATGTTTTCCATGGAGATGACGGATCTTGAGATGATGGCACCTTCCGGTTCGCCGGAACTCAGACCTTATCAAGGGCTGAAAGGAACCGATTACAGTTCAGGTATGCCGGGGGCAGATACATATGAGCTGATCGTTGTAAATAACGGGGAAAAGAAAAAAATTATTTTTGAGCCAAATAAGGCAGTTTGTGAAGGACTGAAGATGCTGGCACCAAGAAAAGTATTTTGCAAATAA
- the groL gene encoding chaperonin GroEL (60 kDa chaperone family; promotes refolding of misfolded polypeptides especially under stressful conditions; forms two stacked rings of heptamers to form a barrel-shaped 14mer; ends can be capped by GroES; misfolded proteins enter the barrel where they are refolded when GroES binds) yields the protein MAKEIKYGADARKALEAGVNKLADTVRVTIGPKGRNVVLDKSFGAPLITNDGVTIAKEIELEDAFENMGAQLIREVASKTNDVAGDGTTTATVLAQAMVHEGMKNLEAGANPIVLRKGMKKATDCAVEAIKKMSSKVTGREQIARVAAISASDDSVGEMVAEAMDKVSNDGVITIEESKTMKTELDLVEGMQFDRGYISAYMCTDMEKMEANLDDPYILITDKKISNIQEILPLLEQIVQSGAKLLIVAEDIEGEALTTLIVNKLRGTFNVVAVKAPGYGDRRKAMLEDIAILTGGQVISEELGLELKDTTMAQLGRAKSVKVQKENTVIVDGMGDKAALEARIGQIKAQIEETTSDFDKEKLQERLAKLAGGVAVIRVGAATETEMKEAKLRMEDALNATRAAVEEGIIAGGGSAYIHASKEVAKLAETLEGDEKTGAKVVLKALEAPLFHISANAGLEGAVIINKVREAEPGNGFDAYNEEYVDMVKAGILDPAKVTRSALQNATSVASTLLTTESVVANIKEDAPAMPAGGAPGMGMM from the coding sequence ATGGCAAAGGAAATTAAATACGGAGCAGACGCAAGAAAGGCACTGGAAGCAGGTGTCAACAAACTTGCTGATACAGTAAGAGTAACAATCGGACCAAAAGGAAGAAACGTAGTTCTGGATAAATCATTCGGAGCACCGCTTATCACAAATGACGGTGTAACAATCGCAAAAGAAATCGAACTGGAAGATGCATTTGAAAATATGGGAGCACAGCTGATCCGTGAAGTTGCATCTAAGACCAACGATGTTGCAGGTGATGGTACAACAACAGCAACTGTTCTTGCACAGGCTATGGTACACGAAGGAATGAAGAACCTGGAAGCAGGTGCAAACCCGATCGTATTAAGAAAAGGTATGAAGAAAGCAACAGACTGTGCTGTAGAAGCTATCAAGAAGATGAGTAGCAAAGTTACAGGAAGAGAGCAGATCGCAAGAGTAGCAGCTATCTCAGCAAGTGATGACAGTGTTGGTGAGATGGTAGCAGAAGCTATGGATAAAGTTTCCAACGATGGCGTTATCACAATTGAAGAGTCAAAGACAATGAAGACAGAGCTTGACCTTGTAGAAGGTATGCAATTCGACCGTGGATATATTTCAGCATATATGTGCACTGATATGGAAAAGATGGAAGCAAATCTTGACGATCCATATATCCTGATCACAGACAAGAAGATTTCTAATATTCAGGAAATCCTTCCACTGCTGGAACAGATCGTACAGTCAGGAGCAAAACTTCTTATCGTAGCAGAAGATATCGAAGGAGAAGCTCTTACAACTCTGATCGTCAACAAACTGCGTGGAACATTCAATGTAGTTGCAGTAAAAGCACCTGGATATGGTGACAGAAGAAAAGCTATGCTGGAAGATATTGCAATCTTAACAGGCGGACAGGTAATCTCAGAAGAACTTGGTCTGGAACTGAAAGATACAACAATGGCACAGCTTGGACGTGCAAAATCTGTAAAAGTTCAGAAAGAGAATACAGTCATCGTTGATGGTATGGGCGATAAGGCTGCTCTGGAAGCCAGAATCGGACAGATTAAAGCTCAGATCGAAGAGACAACATCTGATTTTGATAAAGAAAAACTTCAGGAAAGACTTGCAAAACTCGCCGGCGGAGTTGCAGTTATCCGTGTAGGTGCTGCTACTGAGACAGAGATGAAAGAAGCAAAACTCCGTATGGAAGATGCTCTTAATGCAACAAGAGCAGCAGTAGAAGAAGGAATCATTGCAGGTGGTGGATCAGCATACATCCATGCATCAAAAGAAGTTGCCAAACTTGCAGAAACTCTGGAAGGTGATGAAAAGACAGGGGCAAAAGTAGTCCTCAAAGCTCTGGAAGCACCATTATTCCACATTTCAGCTAACGCAGGTCTTGAAGGCGCAGTTATCATCAACAAGGTAAGAGAAGCTGAACCGGGAAATGGCTTTGATGCTTACAATGAAGAATATGTAGATATGGTGAAAGCAGGTATCCTTGATCCTGCAAAAGTAACAAGAAGCGCACTGCAGAACGCTACAAGTGTTGCATCTACACTCCTTACAACAGAATCCGTTGTTGCTAACATCAAAGAAGATGCACCGGCTATGCCGGCAGGCGGAGCTCCGGGAATGGGCATGATGTAA
- a CDS encoding co-chaperone GroES has protein sequence MKLEPLADRVVLKQLVAEETTKSGIVLPGQSKEKPQQAEVVAVGPGGVVDGKEVTMNVSVGDKVIYSKYAGTEVELDDEEYIIVKQNDILAVIR, from the coding sequence ATGAAATTAGAACCATTAGCTGACAGAGTTGTATTAAAACAGTTAGTTGCAGAGGAGACTACCAAATCAGGAATCGTACTTCCTGGACAGTCAAAGGAAAAACCACAGCAGGCAGAAGTTGTTGCTGTAGGACCTGGCGGAGTTGTTGATGGAAAAGAAGTTACGATGAATGTTTCAGTAGGTGATAAAGTTATCTATTCCAAATATGCAGGTACAGAAGTAGAACTCGATGATGAAGAATACATCATTGTAAAACAGAATGATATTCTTGCAGTGATCAGATAA
- the codY gene encoding GTP-sensing pleiotropic transcriptional regulator CodY: MSVQLLDKTRKINKLLHNNNSSKVVFTDICEVLTEILASNVLVVSKKGKVLGVSTCEGVPEIHELLQDEVGEHIDPMLNERLLSILSTKENVNLQTLGFTADVSQGYQAIITPINIAGERLGTLFLYRKESMYEIDDIILSEYGTTVVGLEMLRSVNEESAEETRKEQIVQSAISTLSFSELEAIIHIFDELNGMEGILVASKIADRVGITRSVIVNALRKFESAGVIESRSSGMKGTYIKVVNDYVFKELDKIKKEKMN, from the coding sequence ATGAGCGTACAACTATTGGATAAAACAAGAAAAATTAACAAACTGTTGCACAATAATAATTCAAGCAAAGTTGTGTTTACAGATATCTGTGAAGTTCTGACAGAGATTCTGGCATCGAATGTACTGGTAGTCAGTAAGAAAGGAAAGGTACTCGGTGTCAGCACATGCGAAGGAGTCCCGGAGATCCATGAGCTTTTGCAGGACGAAGTGGGAGAACATATTGATCCGATGTTAAATGAACGTCTTCTAAGTATTCTTTCCACAAAAGAGAATGTTAATCTGCAGACACTTGGATTTACAGCTGATGTATCCCAGGGATATCAGGCGATCATTACTCCGATCAACATTGCAGGAGAGAGACTTGGAACTTTGTTTTTATACAGAAAAGAGTCCATGTACGAAATTGATGACATCATTTTGAGTGAGTACGGAACCACTGTCGTGGGACTTGAGATGCTCCGCTCTGTTAATGAAGAGAGTGCAGAAGAGACCAGAAAAGAACAGATCGTACAATCTGCGATCAGCACCCTTTCTTTCTCTGAGCTGGAAGCAATCATCCATATTTTTGATGAACTTAACGGAATGGAAGGGATTCTGGTGGCAAGCAAGATTGCAGACCGTGTGGGAATCACCCGTTCTGTAATTGTCAATGCACTCCGCAAATTTGAGAGTGCGGGTGTGATCGAATCCCGTTCATCCGGTATGAAAGGAACTTACATCAAGGTTGTGAATGATTACGTGTTCAAAGAACTGGATAAGATCAAAAAAGAAAAAATGAATTAA